Proteins encoded in a region of the Rhizobium etli CFN 42 genome:
- a CDS encoding 5-oxoprolinase subunit C family protein — MIEILESGPFNTVQDLGRPGYRDIGVSASGAMDPLAVRIGNILVGNDENAAVIEVQTFPFSLRFESRTVFTVTGTDGNPHLNGSELIPWCAYVAEPGQVLELKQPPRLARAYISVGGGLDIPVVMGSRSTSLRGGFGGNAGRPLAKGDRIAVGEDLEIAMLPGLAVIEPAVALHEVFPAPVDGVLPIRALPAGEHGLFAGDGEAFWSQIWRISSRSDRTGYRLSGEPITPTATIEMRSHGVVPGVIQVPPGGEPIVQMSDANTAGGYPKIAGVIECDLWRLGQARIGARLKFVRSTHAEARAIEQAVTRYVEDVRLTSGMVKRALKAMA, encoded by the coding sequence ATGATCGAGATCTTGGAAAGCGGGCCCTTCAACACGGTGCAGGATCTGGGACGCCCCGGCTATCGTGATATCGGCGTGTCGGCGAGCGGCGCGATGGATCCGCTTGCGGTCAGGATCGGTAATATTCTCGTCGGCAATGACGAGAATGCCGCGGTTATCGAGGTGCAGACCTTCCCGTTCAGCCTGCGTTTCGAGAGCCGCACCGTCTTTACCGTGACCGGTACAGACGGCAATCCTCACCTTAATGGATCGGAACTCATTCCCTGGTGCGCCTATGTGGCAGAGCCCGGACAGGTTCTCGAATTGAAGCAGCCCCCGCGGCTGGCGCGCGCCTATATTTCGGTCGGGGGCGGGCTGGACATTCCCGTCGTCATGGGGTCGCGAAGCACGTCGCTGCGCGGCGGCTTCGGCGGTAATGCCGGCCGGCCGCTGGCGAAGGGCGATCGGATCGCGGTCGGCGAGGACTTGGAGATTGCCATGCTGCCGGGCCTCGCCGTCATCGAGCCGGCCGTGGCACTGCATGAGGTCTTCCCGGCGCCCGTCGATGGCGTGCTGCCGATCCGCGCCCTGCCTGCCGGCGAGCATGGTCTTTTCGCCGGAGACGGTGAAGCCTTCTGGAGCCAGATCTGGCGGATTTCCTCGCGCAGCGACCGCACGGGCTACCGCCTCTCCGGCGAGCCGATCACGCCGACCGCCACCATCGAGATGCGCTCTCATGGCGTCGTGCCCGGCGTGATCCAGGTTCCGCCCGGCGGCGAACCGATCGTGCAGATGAGCGATGCGAATACCGCCGGCGGCTATCCGAAGATCGCCGGCGTGATCGAATGCGACCTCTGGCGGCTCGGTCAGGCTCGCATCGGCGCCCGCCTGAAATTCGTCCGCTCGACGCATGCGGAAGCGCGCGCGATCGAACAGGCCGTCACCCGCTATGTCGAGGATGTCAGGCTGACATCCGGGATGGTCAAGCGTGCCCTGAAGGCGATGGCCTAA
- a CDS encoding 5-oxoprolinase subunit PxpA: protein MKIDLNSDMGEGFGPYRLCDDEAMMKIVSSANIACGFHGGDPETMGRMVRLAKQNGVGIGAHPGLPDRLGFGRREIPFQADELRQQMLYQLGALMAIAKVEQVTVSHISFHAAMGNMVNRDPVLADLMMDAIETVDPSLVVFVTSGSEIEQAAKRARLKTLALFLADRAYDAGGRLVARGLPGAVIKDEAAVRARVRKFLLDGSVETIDGGVIAMPARSILVHSDTPGALELAGIVRGEIEATGATLAPAAELAE from the coding sequence ATGAAGATCGATCTAAATTCCGACATGGGCGAAGGATTTGGTCCCTACCGGCTGTGCGATGACGAAGCGATGATGAAAATCGTCTCCTCGGCCAATATCGCTTGCGGTTTCCACGGCGGCGACCCCGAAACGATGGGGCGTATGGTACGGCTGGCAAAACAGAATGGCGTCGGCATCGGCGCCCATCCCGGCCTGCCCGACCGGCTGGGCTTCGGCCGGCGTGAAATACCCTTCCAGGCGGACGAGCTTCGCCAGCAGATGCTCTACCAACTCGGTGCGCTGATGGCGATCGCCAAAGTCGAGCAGGTCACCGTCTCTCATATCAGCTTCCATGCCGCCATGGGCAATATGGTCAACCGCGACCCTGTCCTCGCTGACCTGATGATGGATGCGATCGAAACCGTCGATCCCAGTCTCGTCGTCTTCGTCACGTCAGGCAGCGAGATCGAGCAGGCGGCGAAACGCGCGCGCCTCAAAACGCTGGCGCTTTTCCTCGCGGATCGGGCCTATGACGCCGGCGGCAGGCTTGTAGCGCGCGGACTGCCGGGTGCCGTCATCAAGGACGAAGCCGCCGTACGCGCCCGTGTGCGGAAATTCCTCCTCGACGGCAGCGTCGAGACGATTGACGGCGGCGTAATCGCCATGCCGGCGCGCTCCATCCTCGTTCACAGCGACACGCCGGGCGCCCTCGAGCTTGCCGGCATCGTGCGCGGTGAAATCGAAGCCACGGGCGCCACCCTCGCACCTGCCGCCGAACTCGCTGAATAA
- the pxpB gene encoding 5-oxoprolinase subunit PxpB, with amino-acid sequence MIATTNRPASRREIVPATRSRARVSSIGARSFLLEAPGDFNLIAQRRIWALSRTVRGWDDLAENIPGMTNLLVIFKETPEDPDAVVARLLEAWENAQSIDLNGKTIKVPVHYGGEHATDLPALCDLSGLSDHEVVRIHHEATYRVFALGSAPGFGYLHGLDPRIYMPRKTVPSLKMSKGCVTIGGMQTGVAMLTGPNGWNSIGFATLEMFDPTAPNPAMMAPGDTVRFLPARIEL; translated from the coding sequence ATGATCGCCACGACGAACAGACCTGCATCGCGACGCGAAATCGTTCCGGCCACCCGAAGCCGGGCGCGCGTTTCCTCGATCGGCGCTAGATCCTTCCTGCTGGAGGCGCCAGGCGATTTCAATCTCATCGCGCAGCGGCGGATCTGGGCGCTGTCCCGGACGGTGAGGGGTTGGGATGACCTTGCCGAAAATATTCCCGGGATGACCAATCTGTTGGTGATCTTCAAGGAGACGCCCGAAGATCCCGATGCGGTGGTCGCCCGGCTGCTGGAGGCATGGGAGAATGCGCAGAGCATCGATCTCAACGGCAAGACCATTAAGGTCCCCGTCCATTACGGCGGCGAACATGCGACCGATCTTCCGGCCCTTTGCGATCTCTCCGGCTTGAGCGATCACGAGGTCGTCCGCATCCATCATGAAGCCACGTATCGTGTCTTCGCCTTGGGCAGCGCGCCGGGTTTCGGTTATCTGCATGGCCTCGATCCGCGCATCTACATGCCGCGAAAGACCGTGCCGTCGCTGAAGATGTCGAAGGGCTGCGTGACCATCGGCGGCATGCAAACCGGCGTCGCCATGCTGACCGGCCCCAATGGCTGGAATTCCATCGGCTTCGCGACGCTTGAGATGTTCGATCCGACCGCGCCGAACCCTGCCATGATGGCGCCCGGAGACACGGTGCGGTTCCTGCCAGCGAGGATCGAGCTATGA
- a CDS encoding gluzincin family metallopeptidase codes for MGTRFRLFVQPPFEDARSSPEIVEVSSPLGSLTAGPADDCMFVVEPVGKIYPYGVNRGPLGTPYMSLPPWTGKILEPADPDERGNFDYLRPSMPGFEAAHVFGCVRFTLDVWERYLGQPLTWHFRDHYDRLEISIFPQWDNAQYGYGFLEVGSQFEKDGRILPFSLDFDVIAHEVGHAIIFSILGVPRPGTEYPEYLGFQESFSDCVSLIAAMHFPSVIENVLEETCGNLYRANRLARFSEFSPHRQIRSANNKRTMAEFARGWKDEHELSQPLTGAIFDILVDIFHESLVARGLISRNVEDLSDIAEFDPAAEAPVQLAFDRAFARNPDGFVEALLDARDIAGTYLAETLWALAPDFLDYGDVAETMLAVDRKESSGQFAGIISRNFGRRAIGELHAGAHLKGGEHHSHFHSARILLPRDHLKLPKMSYREKVLLSRSGIGQ; via the coding sequence ATGGGCACCCGGTTCAGACTTTTTGTGCAGCCTCCATTTGAAGATGCTCGATCAAGTCCCGAGATTGTCGAAGTGTCGTCTCCGTTGGGCAGCCTGACCGCTGGTCCGGCCGACGATTGCATGTTTGTTGTCGAACCAGTCGGCAAAATCTATCCCTATGGCGTAAACCGGGGCCCGCTCGGAACGCCTTATATGTCCCTTCCGCCTTGGACCGGCAAAATCCTCGAGCCGGCCGATCCCGATGAGCGCGGCAATTTTGACTATCTCCGACCTTCGATGCCCGGTTTCGAAGCCGCGCATGTCTTCGGCTGCGTACGGTTCACACTCGATGTGTGGGAGCGCTATCTCGGCCAGCCGCTTACGTGGCATTTTCGCGATCACTATGACCGGTTGGAAATCTCCATTTTCCCACAGTGGGACAATGCCCAGTACGGCTACGGCTTCCTTGAAGTCGGCAGCCAGTTCGAGAAGGATGGGCGCATCCTTCCCTTCAGCCTGGATTTCGATGTCATCGCCCATGAGGTGGGGCACGCGATCATCTTCAGCATCCTCGGGGTACCGCGCCCGGGCACCGAGTATCCGGAATATCTCGGCTTCCAGGAGTCCTTCTCAGACTGCGTGTCGCTGATCGCGGCCATGCATTTTCCGTCGGTGATCGAGAATGTACTCGAGGAGACGTGCGGCAACCTTTACCGGGCAAATCGCCTCGCGCGCTTTTCGGAATTCTCGCCGCATCGTCAGATTCGTTCGGCAAACAACAAACGGACGATGGCCGAATTCGCGCGTGGCTGGAAGGACGAACACGAGCTCTCCCAGCCACTCACCGGTGCGATATTCGATATACTCGTCGATATTTTTCACGAGAGCCTGGTAGCGAGAGGCCTTATCTCCCGGAACGTCGAAGATCTCTCGGATATTGCCGAGTTCGACCCGGCTGCCGAGGCGCCGGTACAGCTCGCTTTCGACCGCGCTTTTGCGCGGAACCCGGATGGATTTGTCGAAGCATTGCTCGATGCACGAGACATCGCCGGCACGTATCTGGCGGAAACCTTGTGGGCTCTTGCTCCCGATTTTCTGGACTACGGCGACGTCGCGGAAACGATGCTTGCAGTTGATCGGAAGGAAAGTAGCGGCCAATTCGCCGGGATCATCAGCAGGAACTTCGGGCGGCGAGCGATCGGCGAGCTGCATGCCGGCGCACACCTCAAGGGCGGTGAGCATCACAGCCATTTTCACTCTGCGCGAATCTTGCTGCCGAGAGATCATCTGAAGCTTCCGAAGATGAGCTATCGCGAGAAAGTTCTGCTGTCGAGATCAGGTATCGGTCAATAA
- a CDS encoding acetyl-CoA carboxylase biotin carboxyl carrier protein, translated as MDLSKIKTLIDFVGRSNITELTVTEKDVTVRIFRTAAGQEAVAEPEQKPRPIASAPSGVEQTSHAVTAPVFGVLHKAPAPGEPPFVAIGDVVEEGQTLFIIEAMKVFNTITAPRAGRIMRLTEKDGGEVDTGDLLAEIV; from the coding sequence ATGGACCTCTCGAAGATCAAGACGCTGATCGATTTTGTCGGACGATCGAACATTACCGAGCTGACCGTGACGGAAAAGGACGTGACGGTTCGGATTTTCCGAACGGCGGCGGGCCAGGAGGCTGTCGCCGAACCCGAGCAAAAGCCGAGACCGATCGCTAGTGCGCCCTCGGGCGTCGAGCAAACCTCGCATGCGGTGACGGCGCCTGTTTTCGGCGTTCTGCACAAGGCCCCGGCGCCCGGAGAACCGCCATTTGTCGCGATCGGAGACGTGGTGGAGGAGGGGCAGACGCTCTTCATCATCGAGGCGATGAAGGTCTTCAACACGATCACCGCACCGCGGGCCGGGCGCATCATGCGCCTGACCGAAAAAGACGGGGGCGAGGTCGACACCGGCGACCTGCTGGCGGAGATTGTCTGA
- a CDS encoding acetyl-CoA carboxylase biotin carboxyl carrier protein has translation MSAIDFSDPATVAFLTDALTAARVAGVEISRPDGQLRIVISREGGARISGQKRTPRASGSAPEVVKAPMAGHFCAEHPAAVTPQTLPRFVSDASVLGFIRVGHVLLPLRGGRSGVLTRLLVEPDDLVGFGDPLFEIELPS, from the coding sequence ATGAGTGCCATCGACTTCAGCGATCCCGCAACCGTCGCATTCCTCACCGACGCGCTGACGGCCGCCAGAGTGGCGGGCGTCGAAATTTCCCGGCCGGACGGGCAGCTTCGTATCGTCATTTCACGGGAGGGCGGCGCCCGGATCAGCGGACAGAAACGCACACCCCGCGCTTCCGGCTCAGCACCTGAAGTCGTGAAGGCGCCGATGGCAGGGCATTTCTGCGCCGAACATCCCGCGGCCGTCACGCCTCAAACTCTGCCGCGCTTTGTATCCGATGCCAGTGTGCTCGGCTTCATCAGGGTAGGGCATGTGCTGCTTCCGCTTCGCGGCGGCCGTTCCGGTGTCTTGACCAGGCTGCTCGTCGAGCCCGACGACCTGGTCGGCTTCGGTGACCCTCTGTTCGAAATCGAGCTGCCATCATGA
- a CDS encoding pyridoxal phosphate-dependent aminotransferase → MSVIADRLKNVSISASAAMTQRARELAAKGIKVVSLSSGEPDFPTPAHAIEAAHAAALTGDTKYPPMDGTPALKSAIIKKFKRDNNLDYDASQIVVSGGGKQVIFNSMLATCNPGDEVVIPTPSWVSYADIVKFAGGVPVAVPCHEQTGFKLRPEDLEAAITPRTKWLFLNFPNNPTGAACSRAEMAAIAEVMLRHPNVWIMTDDIYEHLVYDDFQFCTIAEVEPRLYDRVLTMNGVSKAYAMTGWRLGFCAGPKELISAVSNVNGQNGGGIATLTQAAATAALDGPQDLLKERAAIYKERRDFVLDKLSEVEGLRCHRPDGAFYIYPNISGLIGRTSKGGRKIETDIDFVMALVDEHRVATVQGAAYGMSPFFRISYATSMEKLSEGCARIAQFCKDMR, encoded by the coding sequence ATGTCCGTCATCGCCGACCGCCTGAAAAACGTCTCCATTTCAGCATCCGCCGCCATGACCCAGCGCGCCCGCGAGTTGGCCGCCAAAGGGATCAAGGTCGTCAGCCTCTCCTCCGGCGAGCCGGATTTCCCCACTCCGGCGCACGCGATCGAGGCGGCCCATGCGGCAGCGCTTACCGGCGATACGAAATATCCACCGATGGACGGCACGCCGGCGCTCAAATCCGCCATCATCAAAAAGTTCAAGCGCGACAACAATCTCGACTATGATGCCAGCCAGATCGTCGTCTCCGGCGGCGGCAAGCAGGTGATCTTTAACTCCATGCTGGCGACCTGCAATCCGGGCGACGAGGTCGTCATCCCGACGCCCTCCTGGGTCAGCTATGCCGACATCGTCAAATTCGCCGGCGGCGTGCCGGTTGCCGTCCCCTGCCACGAGCAGACCGGCTTCAAGCTTCGCCCGGAGGATCTGGAGGCGGCGATCACGCCGCGCACCAAATGGCTCTTCCTAAATTTCCCGAACAATCCGACCGGAGCAGCCTGCTCCCGGGCGGAGATGGCCGCCATCGCCGAGGTCATGCTGCGACACCCCAACGTCTGGATCATGACCGACGACATCTACGAGCACCTCGTCTATGACGACTTCCAGTTCTGCACGATCGCGGAAGTCGAGCCGAGACTGTACGATCGCGTCCTGACGATGAACGGCGTCTCCAAGGCTTACGCGATGACCGGCTGGCGGCTCGGCTTTTGCGCCGGGCCGAAAGAGCTGATCTCGGCTGTCAGCAACGTCAACGGCCAGAATGGCGGCGGCATCGCGACGCTTACCCAGGCGGCGGCAACCGCGGCACTCGACGGACCTCAGGACCTCCTGAAGGAGCGTGCGGCGATCTACAAGGAAAGACGCGACTTCGTCCTCGACAAATTGTCGGAGGTGGAAGGGCTGCGCTGTCACCGGCCCGACGGCGCCTTCTATATCTACCCCAACATATCGGGGCTGATCGGCAGGACCAGCAAGGGCGGGCGCAAGATCGAGACCGACATCGATTTCGTCATGGCGCTGGTGGACGAACATCGCGTCGCGACCGTGCAAGGCGCGGCTTACGGAATGAGCCCCTTCTTCCGTATTTCCTACGCGACAAGCATGGAAAAACTCAGTGAAGGCTGCGCGCGCATCGCTCAGTTCTGCAAGGATATGCGCTGA
- the nac gene encoding nitrogen assimilation transcriptional regulator NAC: MDIRRLKSFIVIVDSGSITRAADLLHIAQPALSQQLAALEEHFGHKLLIRSQQGVSMTDAGHAVYRHAQIILRQMEQAQADASAAGNSLAGRVSVGLVPFSSAATLSVDLLAETRKRHPGILLHLTESVGQTYSQMIMNGRLEMALLHGTGPIKGVRFEPILSEEFFLVAHRDFAIEADAKPVPVHALDGIPLLLPPAYNFVRRAVDTAFSRTRTNLKVVAEVEIVRTLARAVGSGLGATIMPKAIADRIVSESSEPLICRLVSPRIDETLSLCVSEQNPLSEPALAVRDILLELTARLKA, encoded by the coding sequence ATGGACATCAGACGCCTCAAATCTTTCATCGTGATCGTCGACAGCGGCAGCATCACGCGAGCGGCGGATCTTTTGCATATCGCCCAGCCGGCTCTGAGCCAGCAGCTCGCGGCGCTGGAGGAGCATTTCGGCCATAAGCTGCTGATCCGCAGCCAGCAGGGCGTCAGCATGACCGATGCCGGGCACGCGGTATATCGCCATGCCCAGATCATCCTTCGGCAGATGGAACAGGCGCAGGCCGATGCATCGGCGGCGGGCAATTCGCTTGCCGGGCGCGTCTCGGTCGGTCTCGTGCCGTTCAGCAGCGCGGCGACGCTTTCCGTCGACCTTTTGGCGGAAACCCGCAAACGGCATCCCGGCATTCTGCTGCACCTGACCGAAAGCGTTGGCCAGACCTACAGCCAGATGATCATGAACGGCCGGCTGGAAATGGCGCTTCTGCATGGAACCGGACCGATCAAGGGCGTGCGCTTCGAACCGATCCTCAGCGAAGAGTTTTTCCTGGTCGCCCATCGCGACTTTGCCATCGAAGCGGATGCGAAACCCGTTCCGGTCCACGCTCTCGACGGAATACCGCTGCTGCTGCCGCCGGCCTATAATTTCGTCCGCCGGGCGGTCGATACCGCCTTCAGCCGCACGCGCACCAATCTGAAGGTCGTGGCGGAAGTCGAAATCGTCCGCACGCTCGCCCGCGCGGTCGGTAGCGGCCTCGGCGCGACGATAATGCCGAAGGCGATTGCCGATCGCATCGTCTCGGAATCGAGCGAGCCGCTGATCTGCCGGCTCGTCTCGCCGCGTATCGATGAAACCCTGTCGCTCTGCGTTTCCGAGCAGAACCCGCTGTCGGAGCCGGCGCTTGCCGTTCGCGACATCCTTCTCGAGTTGACGGCGCGGCTGAAAGCTTGA
- the accC gene encoding acetyl-CoA carboxylase biotin carboxylase subunit, with translation MPETSQQSAVSGRRFDTVLIANRGEIAARIQRACRELGLKTVAICSEADRQAPYGKTADRFLCIGPSSATKSYLNQDAILLAARLTGADAIHPGYGFLSENAIFADTVEKAGLVFIGPTASSIATMGDKIAAKRAMMAAGVPCVPGPDTALPDDPASVERLALEIGYPVIIKASGGGGGRGMRVVPKADQLHEAIALTREEARKAFGSPSLYMEKFLQHPRHIEIQVLCDDYGNAVWLGHRDCSMQRRHQKVVEEAPAPGIAPDIIRPVGMACVEACRQIGYRGVGTFEFLYENGAFYFIEMNTRLQVEHPVTEMTSGLDIVQAQIKAAQGEVLNLIQSEVICEGHSFECRINAEDPDTFLPSAGVVTHLALPQGPGIRVDTHIHPGYKVSPYYDSLIAKLIVHAPTRPKAMARMCEALAGTEIEGIATNIPFLRALFEDHAFARGETDIHYLEQWLKLRRTAA, from the coding sequence ATGCCGGAAACATCTCAACAATCCGCTGTCTCTGGGCGCCGCTTCGATACTGTCCTCATTGCCAATCGCGGCGAGATCGCAGCACGGATCCAGCGCGCCTGTCGCGAGCTCGGCCTCAAGACGGTCGCCATCTGCTCCGAGGCGGACAGGCAAGCACCCTATGGCAAAACTGCGGACAGGTTTCTCTGCATCGGCCCTTCGAGTGCGACGAAGAGCTATCTCAATCAGGATGCCATTCTTCTCGCGGCGCGCCTGACCGGTGCGGACGCCATTCATCCCGGTTACGGTTTTCTGTCGGAAAATGCGATATTCGCCGACACCGTCGAAAAGGCAGGACTGGTCTTCATCGGTCCGACGGCTTCGTCGATCGCAACGATGGGCGATAAGATCGCGGCGAAGCGGGCGATGATGGCGGCTGGCGTGCCTTGCGTTCCCGGGCCGGACACGGCGCTGCCCGATGATCCCGCATCGGTCGAGCGGCTCGCGCTGGAGATCGGCTATCCCGTCATCATCAAGGCATCAGGCGGCGGCGGCGGGCGCGGCATGCGCGTCGTTCCGAAGGCCGACCAGTTGCATGAAGCAATCGCACTGACCCGGGAAGAAGCCCGCAAGGCTTTCGGCTCACCCTCGCTCTATATGGAGAAGTTCCTCCAGCATCCGCGCCATATCGAGATACAGGTTCTTTGCGACGACTACGGCAATGCCGTATGGCTGGGGCATCGGGACTGCTCGATGCAGCGCCGCCACCAGAAGGTTGTGGAGGAGGCGCCGGCGCCTGGAATCGCGCCCGACATCATCCGGCCGGTCGGCATGGCCTGCGTCGAGGCCTGCCGGCAGATCGGCTACCGGGGCGTTGGAACCTTCGAATTTCTCTATGAGAACGGCGCTTTCTATTTCATCGAAATGAACACGCGGCTTCAGGTCGAGCATCCCGTCACCGAAATGACGAGCGGACTCGATATCGTTCAGGCGCAGATCAAGGCGGCCCAGGGTGAGGTTCTGAACCTCATCCAAAGCGAGGTGATCTGCGAAGGCCATTCTTTCGAATGCCGCATCAACGCCGAAGATCCCGACACCTTCCTGCCGTCGGCTGGTGTCGTCACGCATCTGGCTTTGCCGCAGGGGCCCGGCATCCGCGTCGATACCCATATTCACCCCGGTTACAAGGTGTCGCCCTATTACGATTCGCTGATCGCCAAGTTGATCGTCCACGCGCCGACGCGGCCCAAAGCAATGGCCAGAATGTGCGAGGCGCTTGCCGGCACCGAGATCGAGGGCATCGCCACCAATATCCCCTTCCTGCGCGCCCTGTTCGAGGACCACGCATTCGCGCGCGGTGAGACCGATATCCATTATCTCGAGCAGTGGCTGAAGCTGCGGAGGACGGCGGCATGA